The nucleotide sequence TAAGATTCAGCACTTTCAAGTTTATCAATCCACTCAATGGAGACACATCTACGACCTTGTTGTTATGAAGATCCAACTCTGTTAGGTTTATCAATACGCTGAGGGGTGATATATCCAATATCTGATTGTCGTGAAGATCCAACTCTGTTAGGTTTATCAATACGCTGAGGGGCGACATATCCGATATCCTGTTCCCGTCAAGGTCAAGTACTTTCAAGTTTACCAATACGCTGAGGGGTGATATATCCGATATCCCATTATCGTCGATGTCCAAGAATGTTAGATTTGTCAAATTTTTGAGAGGGGATACATCTAATACCTTATTGCCATCTAGATCTAGATATCTCAGATTCGTCAACGCCTTGAGAGGGGACACATCCAATATCCCATTGTCGTCAAGATCGAGCCAGGTCAGGTTTGTCAAATTTTTGAGAGGGGATACATCCGATAGCTGATTGCTGTCAATGTCCAGGAATGTTAGATTTGTCAAATTTTTGAGAGGGGATACATCCGATATCTTATGGTTGGTCCCAAGCCGCAGTTTTGTTAGATTTGTCAAATTTTTGAGAGGGGATACATCCGATATACGGTTGCCTCTAAGTTCTAGTTTTATCAGATTGATAGCGAACTCAAGGCCTGTCAGATCACGAACGCCAGATTTTAATGCGTCAAGTTCTTCCAAACTTGCCATATCTGCCTGAGTGATATCTTCACCTACCTCTTTGCCGAGTGCTAACTCAATAGTAGCGCGGAGCCCTGGATCCGGAATGTGGATGGTCTGTGCAGTTACTATCTGGTATGCTGGCAAGAAAAACACCCACATAGAAAAAATAAGACTGACAACCTTGATAGGTCTCCGATTTTGCCTCTCAGTATCTATGCGCGTTGCTGTAATATATGTGAAAAATCTCAAGAAATTTACACTCCTCTGTTTGGATTAACAAACATCGCTGCCTGAGATGAGAACACTCCGGAATTGTTATATAAATTTTGGATGCCGCGAGAATTGGAGTAGAGCATTTATCTGCCATTGGAATAGACGATAAATTGCCCATCTACAATTCACACGGCTATCTATTATTTTGGTAGATTACTGTGCCATGTTTTGCGCACCAGGTGTTGCCTGTACAACTTGGAAATCACCGGTTCCATCCGGTAAGCGTCCGTAAGCAACATCTGTCTCCTGCTCCCCAAATGTAACGCTATCCAGGACTTGATTGCCGTTCGCATCGGTATCCACGAACAGGGCAATTTCACCACTTTTAGACAGTTTGAAGTTGGCATGCAGTCCTTCGGTCGCATTTTCGTCATCATGATCTTCATCTAACCACACAATCAAATATCCATTTGCTGGAATCTCGGTATTTTCTGGGAATTCCCACTTGGTAAGATTGTCCTCTTTGTCAGAAAGATACATGCCAGTGAGCAGCACATCACTATCAGTGCGATTATGCAACTCAAGCCAATCGTCATAGTCTCCCTGTGGATCAGCGATGGTATTGTCATTGTCTGCCATCAATTCGTTAATAACGACAGCAGGCCCTGCCATAGGTACGTCAGTCATATCTGGCATATCCGTCATGTCATCAGGTTGTCCTGTGTCGTCAGGCTGTCCCATGTCGTCAGGTTCCGTTGTATCTGCATCCGGCAGCATTGGTCCTGCCATTTGCGTTACGCGTTCACAGGATATAAAAGCAACACAACTTATCAAAATAGCCACGAGAAATATTTGAAATTTTAGCATAGTTAGCACTCCTGATTTTAAATTGTAAATTAATCTGTGCACCTTAGGCGATACTCTTCGGTATACAACCTTGTCCCAAAATTATATCACATTTGACCTCAATTTTCAAAAAAATCTGTGCTTATTAGCGACTACAAAAATTGTTGATAGACATTCATAATTCTTTCATAGTGAATGTCGGCGTTAAACTCTGTTTCCATTTTGCGGCGCCCCGTACGTCCCATCTCTACAGCCTCGTCTCTATGCTCAGACATCCACAAAAGCCGATCTCGAAGTGCTTCACGTCCACCTGATGGAACGAGAAACCCATCAACGCCATCTACAATGAGTTCTGGAATTCCACCAATATCGGCACCGATGACCGGCTTCCCATAAGCATAGGACTCCAAAACGGACATCGGACAGTTTTCATACCACTCGGACGGCAGGACTGTACAAATACTGTTGAGAATCAGATCGCGAAGCTCATCGCCCTGTTTAAAACCGAGGAGGTGAATATGTTCACATTCGTTCTCTTCGACCAGTCGTTGAACTTCGGGCATCGCTTCACCATCACCAACGATATAGAGCGGAACCTCTTTGAGCGGTGCTGCTGCCTCTATCAGCGTCAAAATTCCTTTGCTCCGATGCAGCCGTCCGAAATAGAGTACATAGTCTCCGACAGCGAAGTTCGGCGTGATGTCGGAGACATCAACAAAATTGTGAACAGTCGAGATTTTATCTTCGGGGATGCCGTGCGAGATCATCTTTTTCCGAAGGAAATGAGAGACAGAAATAAAATGATCGAATTTCTTAACGGCACCGAGCATCTTAGATACATAAGACTCGGTAACGCTTAACGCAGTGCGAGTGAATAAACCTCTATTGCACCGTTTCGGGAGGGCGCGCCAAAAGTGTTTGCCTTCACACGCCTCGCAAATCTCATCGTTTGAGAGATGGCTATAAACCGGACAGGTTAACTTATATTCATGTAAGGTCTGAACGAGCGGGATCCCTGCTTCTTTGAGTCCACCTAAAATGGAAGCCGTCAGTTTACCATAGTAGATATGGAAATGCGCGAGGTCAATATCTGTATCATTTAACAACCGCTGAACAGATTTAACGGCATCACGTGAATATAGAAAGCGCAATAAATCACCCGCACCCGGACGTTCAAAATCCGCGCCGCGCGGGAAATAACGGTCCCATTCAGACGGTTCGTTGTTAGGACTTGCCGCTGTAAAAGGGATGACCCGGTGTCCATATTTCTCCAAAAGTTCAGCAAGCGTAAAGAAGTAGCGATCGGAACCGCCACGAACATAATGGTTCTGTGAAATATTCAGAATAGTGCGCATCTTTTGCTCCTTTAACAATTGGGTTTTCGCGAAGCTTAAGAAGGACTGGTTATGATTAAGTTGTCCAACAACACATTGTTCCACCAAGTGCTCTCGCTACAGACCCGTGAGAAGTGTAGGATATGGAAACCCTGCATCGACGAACCGCGTATCAGCGAACGGTTCATAATAGACTGTGCCTACCTGTTTGGTAATCAGTGCCTGATCAGCAGCGTCTATGATGACATTCGCTATTTCGGTAGCATCTGAATTTCCCCACCAATTGTCGGTTACCCTCAGATCAAACTTTACATTCAAACGGAGTGCAAAGATATTCGCGTTCAGATTGTTGTTTTGAATGATAGATTGGACATTTTCACAGAAGATTCCGGTCTCATTTTTGGTGATATTATTTTTCTCAATCCTTGGACGTGTTTGGCGTCCGATCGTACGAATCCCGATGTGATTGTCAAGAATATCGTTGCGCTGGATCCGGGCATCGCTACCGTCCAAAGCAATAGCGGTTTTATTCAGACGAAGCACGCACTCTGCG is from Candidatus Poribacteria bacterium and encodes:
- a CDS encoding glycosyltransferase family 4 protein; its protein translation is MRTILNISQNHYVRGGSDRYFFTLAELLEKYGHRVIPFTAASPNNEPSEWDRYFPRGADFERPGAGDLLRFLYSRDAVKSVQRLLNDTDIDLAHFHIYYGKLTASILGGLKEAGIPLVQTLHEYKLTCPVYSHLSNDEICEACEGKHFWRALPKRCNRGLFTRTALSVTESYVSKMLGAVKKFDHFISVSHFLRKKMISHGIPEDKISTVHNFVDVSDITPNFAVGDYVLYFGRLHRSKGILTLIEAAAPLKEVPLYIVGDGEAMPEVQRLVEENECEHIHLLGFKQGDELRDLILNSICTVLPSEWYENCPMSVLESYAYGKPVIGADIGGIPELIVDGVDGFLVPSGGREALRDRLLWMSEHRDEAVEMGRTGRRKMETEFNADIHYERIMNVYQQFL
- a CDS encoding leucine-rich repeat domain-containing protein, with product MRFFTYITATRIDTERQNRRPIKVVSLIFSMWVFFLPAYQIVTAQTIHIPDPGLRATIELALGKEVGEDITQADMASLEELDALKSGVRDLTGLEFAINLIKLELRGNRISDVSPLKNLTNLTKLRLGTNHKISDVSPLKNLTNLTFLDIDSNQLSDVSPLKNLTNLTWLDLDDNGILDVSPLKALTNLRYLDLDGNKVLDVSPLKNLTNLTFLDIDDNGISDISPLSVLVNLKVLDLDGNRISDMSPLSVLINLTELDLHDNQILDISPLSVLINLTELDLHNNKVVDVSPLSGLINLKVLNL
- a CDS encoding lamin tail domain-containing protein, with product MLKFQIFLVAILISCVAFISCERVTQMAGPMLPDADTTEPDDMGQPDDTGQPDDMTDMPDMTDVPMAGPAVVINELMADNDNTIADPQGDYDDWLELHNRTDSDVLLTGMYLSDKEDNLTKWEFPENTEIPANGYLIVWLDEDHDDENATEGLHANFKLSKSGEIALFVDTDANGNQVLDSVTFGEQETDVAYGRLPDGTGDFQVVQATPGAQNMAQ